In Drosophila subpulchrella strain 33 F10 #4 breed RU33 chromosome 3R, RU_Dsub_v1.1 Primary Assembly, whole genome shotgun sequence, the following are encoded in one genomic region:
- the LOC119562978 gene encoding glutamate-rich WD repeat-containing protein 1: MDQQDELSMELVETADEESEMDSDTETAEPQMPKEVYLPGNVLAEDEELVCDESAYLMLHQASTGAPCLSFDVIPDELGTGRQSFPLTAYMVAGTQASRTHVNNIIVMKMSNMHKTQNDDDDDDDEELEDDQDDVSDREDLKKPQMTCALIKHQGCVNRVRARRIGNTVYAASWSELGRVNIWNLTQPLQAVEDGQLLKQYQQNEERPVFTFGGHQQEGFAVDWSPSADGVLATGDCRRDIHVWSPLEDGTWKVDQRPLAGHSQSVEDLQWSPNERSVLASCSVDRTIRIWDCRAAPQKACMLTCRDAHESDVNVISWNRTEPFIASGGDDGCLHIWDLRQFQTEKPIATFKHHTDHITTVEWSPSEATVLASGGDDDQIALWDLAVEKDTDQVQDPAKNENELSKLPPQLLFIHQGQKEIKELHWHAQMPGVLISTAHSGLNIFRTISV; this comes from the coding sequence ATGGACCAACAAGACGAGTTAAGTATGGAGCTGGTTGAAACTGCGGACGAGGAAAGTGAAATGGATTCGGATACCGAAACCGCCGAACCTCAGATGCCAAAAGAGGTATATTTACCCGGTAATGTACTGGCCGAGGACGAGGAACTCGTCTGCGACGAGAGTGCATACTTGATGCTGCATCAGGCTTCCACGGGAGCTCCGTGTCTAAGTTTCGATGTCATCCCCGACGAGTTGGGCACAGGGCGGCAGTCCTTCCCGTTAACAGCTTATATGGTGGCTGGCACTCAAGCTTCTCGTACCCACGTAAACAACATTATTGTAATGAAGATGAGCAACATGCACAAGACGCAAAAcgatgacgacgacgacgacgacgaggagTTGGAGGACGATCAGGACGATGTGTCCGACCGCGAAGACCTTAAAAAACCGCAGATGACCTGTGCCCTGATCAAGCACCAAGGATGCGTCAATCGCGTTCGTGCCCGACGCATAGGCAACACTGTGTACGCCGCCTCTTGGAGCGAGCTAGGCCGCGTGAACATCTGGAACCTGACCCAACCTCTGCAGGCCGTGGAGGATGGTCAGCTGCTCAAGCAGTACCAACAGAATGAGGAACGCCCGGTGTTTACATTCGGTGGCCACCAGCAGGAGGGTTTCGCGGTGGACTGGAGTCCCAGTGCGGACGGTGTGCTGGCCACAGGCGACTGTCGGCGGGACATCCACGTGTGGAGTCCCCTGGAGGACGGCACCTGGAAGGTGGACCAACGCCCGCTGGCGGGTCACTCGCAGTCGGTTGAAGATCTGCAATGGAGCCCGAACGAGCGCAGCGTGCTCGCGTCTTGCTCGGTGGACAGGACTATCCGCATTTGGGACTGCCGAGCGGCGCCGCAGAAGGCCTGCATGCTTACTTGCCGGGACGCCCATGAGAGCGATGTGAACGTAATTTCGTGGAACCGCACTGAGCCTTTTATCGCCAGTGGCGGTGATGACGGCTGCCTGCATATTTGGGACCTTCGCCAGTTTCAAACCGAAAAGCCCATTGCCACTTTTAAACACCACACGGACCACATTACCACTGTAGAATGGAGTCCCAGCGAGGCTACCGTCTTGGCCTCTGGCGGCGACGACGACCAAATTGCCTTGTGGGACTTGGCTGTTGAGAAAGACACTGATCAGGTGCAGGACCCGGCCAAGAACGAAAATGAGCTTAGCAAGCTACCACCCCAGCTGCTTTTTATTCACCAGGGCCAGAAGGAGATTAAAGAGCTACACTGGCACGCTCAAATGCCAGGAGTACTAATCTCTACAGCccacagtggccttaacatttTCCGCACCATCAGTGTATGA